Proteins encoded within one genomic window of Deltaproteobacteria bacterium HGW-Deltaproteobacteria-2:
- a CDS encoding DUF2065 domain-containing protein produces the protein MKYFLCVVGMVFIIEGLPYFLFPEKLKIYLLKITTIDDSALRFLGISAMIFGLILLYFGRNRE, from the coding sequence ATGAAATATTTTCTCTGCGTAGTGGGCATGGTTTTTATCATTGAAGGTTTGCCTTACTTTCTCTTCCCGGAAAAATTGAAAATCTATTTGCTTAAAATAACAACTATCGATGACTCCGCTTTACGATTTTTAGGAATATCCGCAATGATTTTCGGGCTGATTCTGCTGTATTTCGGACGAAACCGAGAGTAA
- a CDS encoding tRNA preQ1(34) S-adenosylmethionine ribosyltransferase-isomerase QueA, with protein sequence MELKDFSYFLPDELIAQHPCQKRDQSHLLVLDKKKEKMADFSFFQLPDFLQSGDVLVINDSRVIPARLFGKKPTGGILEILLLTRKANEKDSQTWEVLLRSAKKLQENDVIDLGNKCEAKVLARISDKKWLLEFFSLYGFEAYLNTYGRVPLPPYIKRKKNAESNITDRERYQTIYAKNPGSVAAPTAGLHFSADVLQTLQKKGIQIAPITLHVGYGTFMPIEVNEVEKHVMESEYYEINAESSQIINNSKRVIAVGTTATRTLESVADDDGYIPAKSGTTNCFIYPGYKFKRVKGLLTNFHLPQSSLFLLVCAFAGTDLIKKAYQHAVESRYLFYSYGDCMLII encoded by the coding sequence ATGGAATTAAAAGATTTTTCATATTTTTTACCCGATGAACTCATCGCTCAGCACCCCTGCCAAAAGCGGGACCAATCACACTTGCTTGTTCTGGACAAGAAGAAAGAAAAAATGGCGGATTTCTCTTTTTTTCAACTACCTGATTTCTTACAAAGCGGTGATGTTCTCGTCATTAACGATTCTCGTGTTATTCCCGCAAGACTTTTTGGTAAAAAGCCGACCGGAGGCATTCTGGAAATATTGCTTTTAACCAGGAAAGCAAATGAAAAAGATTCTCAAACATGGGAAGTGCTGCTAAGATCTGCCAAGAAACTGCAGGAGAATGATGTTATAGACCTCGGCAATAAATGCGAGGCAAAGGTTTTAGCCCGCATATCTGATAAAAAATGGTTGCTGGAATTTTTTTCACTATATGGTTTTGAAGCTTATTTGAATACTTACGGCCGCGTCCCCCTGCCCCCTTACATTAAGCGTAAAAAAAATGCTGAATCGAATATTACCGACCGCGAACGTTACCAGACTATTTACGCGAAAAATCCGGGCTCAGTTGCTGCCCCAACCGCAGGACTGCATTTTTCTGCTGATGTTTTGCAAACATTGCAAAAGAAAGGTATTCAAATAGCTCCGATAACTCTACACGTTGGATATGGAACTTTTATGCCTATCGAAGTAAATGAAGTGGAAAAACATGTTATGGAATCAGAGTATTATGAGATAAATGCGGAGTCCAGCCAAATAATTAACAATTCAAAGCGGGTAATTGCGGTGGGAACGACCGCTACCCGCACATTAGAGAGTGTTGCCGATGATGATGGATATATCCCCGCAAAGTCCGGCACTACCAATTGTTTTATTTATCCCGGTTATAAATTTAAAAGAGTTAAGGGACTTTTAACCAATTTTCATTTGCCGCAATCATCATTATTTTTACTTGTCTGCGCTTTCGCCGGGACAGACTTAATTAAGAAAGCTTATCAACACGCCGTAGAAAGCCGTTATCTTTTTTATAGTTACGGCGACTGCATGCTTATTATTTAG
- a CDS encoding tRNA guanosine(34) transglycosylase Tgt: protein MPFQFDLIKQDSATSARLGKMTTPHGIVNTPTFMPVGTQGTVKSMLPEEIKNCGAEIILGNTYHLYLRPGHETIKKLGGLHRFMNWPDPILTDSGGFQVYSLGALRKITPEGVIFRSHIDGSKHFLSPQKAIEIQEALGSDIMMCLDECTPYPATFSQTEESLKLTVKWADLCKTAQTNNEQALFGIIQGGTYLDLRKQAVEQLIPLDFDGYALGGVSVGEPKEIKYKITDSITPLLPANKPRYLMGVGTPEDIVFAVSCGIDMFDCVIPTRCARHGLLFTNEKNVVIKNARWREDNNPIEQTCDCYTCRNYSRAYLRHLYVAGEILAMVLNTIHNVRYYMRLMEQIRTALKEGRFLEFKNDFLLKKTNL, encoded by the coding sequence ATGCCTTTTCAATTTGATTTGATCAAACAAGATTCTGCCACTTCCGCCCGTTTAGGAAAGATGACCACCCCTCACGGTATAGTGAATACACCCACGTTTATGCCAGTGGGCACTCAGGGAACAGTTAAATCAATGCTGCCCGAAGAAATCAAAAATTGCGGCGCTGAAATTATTTTAGGCAATACTTATCATTTATACTTGCGTCCAGGCCATGAAACTATCAAAAAACTGGGCGGTCTGCATCGGTTCATGAATTGGCCGGACCCGATTCTGACCGACAGCGGCGGTTTTCAGGTATATAGTTTAGGTGCTCTACGTAAAATTACGCCCGAAGGCGTCATATTTCGTTCTCATATTGACGGCTCCAAACATTTCTTAAGTCCTCAGAAAGCTATTGAAATCCAGGAAGCGCTCGGTTCGGATATTATGATGTGCCTTGACGAGTGTACACCCTACCCTGCTACATTCTCTCAAACCGAAGAATCTCTGAAACTGACTGTAAAATGGGCCGATTTGTGTAAAACGGCGCAAACAAACAATGAGCAGGCGCTTTTTGGCATTATTCAAGGGGGAACTTATCTGGATTTACGTAAACAAGCAGTGGAACAATTGATACCTCTTGATTTTGATGGTTACGCTTTAGGCGGAGTCAGCGTAGGCGAACCTAAAGAAATAAAGTATAAAATCACTGATTCAATCACTCCTTTATTGCCCGCTAATAAACCGCGTTACCTTATGGGTGTAGGAACTCCGGAAGATATAGTTTTTGCGGTATCATGCGGAATAGATATGTTTGACTGTGTTATTCCCACCAGATGTGCTCGTCATGGATTATTGTTTACAAATGAGAAAAATGTTGTTATAAAAAACGCCCGTTGGCGGGAAGATAATAATCCTATTGAACAAACGTGCGATTGTTATACTTGCCGGAATTATTCCCGGGCATATTTACGTCATCTTTATGTCGCCGGTGAAATATTGGCGATGGTACTGAATACCATTCACAATGTCCGTTATTATATGCGATTAATGGAGCAAATCAGAACGGCATTAAAAGAAGGTCGTTTTTTAGAATTTAAGAATGATTTTTTATTAAAGAAAACAAATTTATAA
- the yajC gene encoding preprotein translocase subunit YajC produces the protein MTLAYAMGGAPGGTATGGGDWGFLITMAVIFVIFYFLLIRPQQKKQKELKAMLDNLAYGDAVMTTGGIHGKITGLADSVITLEIADKVRIKVARSAIGAIIQKSGAATPTPPTKS, from the coding sequence ATGACTTTAGCATACGCAATGGGCGGTGCTCCGGGTGGAACGGCAACCGGTGGCGGCGATTGGGGTTTTCTCATAACCATGGCAGTAATTTTCGTGATTTTTTATTTTTTACTGATTCGCCCTCAACAAAAAAAACAAAAAGAACTCAAGGCCATGTTAGATAATCTTGCCTATGGTGACGCAGTAATGACAACCGGAGGTATTCACGGCAAAATAACAGGTTTAGCCGATTCAGTTATAACCTTAGAAATTGCCGACAAGGTTAGAATAAAAGTCGCACGAAGCGCTATTGGAGCTATTATTCAGAAATCCGGTGCAGCGACTCCGACACCTCCAACAAAGTCATAA
- the secD gene encoding protein translocase subunit SecD, producing MFKSLKLRVAITLIVCLGALYFLIPTFFPNIPSSWNKYLAKEKIHLGLDLQGGMHLVLEIDTDKALEAMMERTSNELKESLMDSKVRFRNLEKAKGATISMELTDSDGKTVLEKVLLDKYPDLEIDTTSHHDKGQLVTLKINDKRAADLKKLTVEHSLETIRNRVDQFGIAEPEIIPEGDNRILIQLPGIKDPERAKNLIGKTALLEFKIVDDENSLEEALRGNLPEGDIVAYGLRADKSTGERGSSPYLLKDKSLLTGASLETAKVQIADRFGDVTVSLTFNSQGSVDFERITGENVRKRLAIVLDGVVHSAPVIQERISGGQAQITGNFTMEEARDLAIVLRAGALPAPVNILEERTVGPSLGSDSIRQGILATIIGSLLVILFMIVYYRLSGAVADIALIVNILLIMAVLAAFRATLTLPGIAGMLLTVGVAVDANILIFERIREELRTGKTVRLALDTGYDRAFITIIDTHITGIVAAVVLIFFGTGPIKGFAVTTIIGLLASLFTSIFITRVIFDYVMGNYNIKKLSI from the coding sequence ATGTTCAAATCTTTAAAGCTCAGAGTAGCGATAACTTTAATTGTTTGTCTTGGCGCTTTATATTTCCTAATACCTACATTTTTCCCAAATATTCCATCGTCCTGGAATAAATATCTGGCCAAAGAAAAAATTCATTTAGGTCTGGATTTACAGGGCGGTATGCACCTTGTTCTGGAAATTGACACGGATAAAGCTCTGGAGGCGATGATGGAGCGAACTTCCAATGAGTTAAAAGAATCATTGATGGACAGCAAGGTTCGTTTCCGCAATTTGGAAAAAGCCAAAGGCGCTACAATTTCCATGGAATTAACAGATTCTGATGGTAAAACCGTTTTGGAAAAAGTGTTACTCGACAAATATCCTGATCTGGAAATCGATACAACCAGTCATCACGATAAAGGACAACTTGTTACTTTAAAAATAAACGATAAAAGAGCCGCTGACCTGAAAAAGCTAACCGTTGAACACTCTTTGGAAACAATCAGAAACAGAGTCGATCAATTCGGAATAGCGGAGCCGGAGATTATACCGGAAGGCGATAATCGTATTCTTATTCAACTCCCTGGTATTAAAGACCCGGAGAGGGCCAAAAATCTCATCGGTAAAACAGCTCTTTTGGAATTTAAAATTGTTGACGACGAAAATTCACTGGAAGAAGCTCTCCGGGGCAATCTCCCGGAAGGAGATATTGTTGCTTACGGATTGCGTGCTGATAAATCAACAGGAGAGAGAGGCTCATCTCCGTATTTGCTAAAAGACAAATCATTGTTGACCGGTGCTTCACTGGAAACCGCCAAGGTTCAGATTGCTGACCGTTTCGGTGATGTTACTGTTAGTTTGACATTCAACTCTCAGGGATCGGTTGATTTTGAAAGAATAACGGGAGAAAATGTTCGCAAAAGATTGGCAATTGTTTTGGACGGCGTCGTTCACTCCGCTCCCGTCATTCAGGAACGTATCTCGGGTGGTCAAGCTCAGATTACCGGCAACTTCACTATGGAGGAAGCACGCGACTTGGCTATTGTTTTACGCGCCGGAGCTCTGCCCGCACCTGTTAATATTCTGGAAGAAAGAACCGTCGGTCCATCACTGGGCAGTGACTCCATTAGGCAGGGCATTCTTGCAACCATTATCGGTTCGCTTTTGGTTATTTTATTCATGATTGTTTATTACCGCCTTTCCGGCGCTGTTGCCGATATTGCGCTCATCGTTAATATATTGTTGATTATGGCGGTACTCGCAGCCTTCCGGGCAACCCTGACTCTGCCGGGGATTGCCGGTATGCTTCTCACGGTCGGCGTTGCCGTGGACGCGAATATTCTGATATTTGAAAGAATACGGGAGGAATTACGGACGGGGAAAACCGTTCGCCTGGCTCTTGATACAGGCTATGACAGGGCATTCATTACTATCATTGACACGCATATCACAGGTATTGTCGCTGCCGTTGTTCTGATCTTTTTCGGGACAGGCCCGATCAAAGGATTCGCGGTAACAACAATCATTGGCCTTCTGGCCAGTCTTTTTACCTCCATTTTTATCACGCGGGTAATCTTCGATTATGTTATGGGGAACTACAATATTAAAAAATTGAGCATTTAA
- the secF gene encoding protein translocase subunit SecF, which yields MELIKPGVNIDFVGKMNYAIAFSAILILIGIGSIIYHGGFNLGIDFAGGSIIQVKFSKNISADQIRTALKSTKLENSTIQQFGANEFLIRTSESFSDQKILAANVEQPLSAAFNKDYEIRRVEVVGSKVSADFTRKAIIAVIFSWLAILIYVTWRFEFRYAAGGILALVHDTLIVTGAVAVMNMEFTINILAVLIFVIGFSINDTIVTLDRIREIVKRNPKQKLGDIINLAINETLSRTILTSLTVFFTVLALYIFGGAVIRDFAFAMLIGTVIGTYSTIYIACTSVLLFENLQLSKMKRKN from the coding sequence ATGGAGTTGATAAAACCAGGTGTTAACATAGATTTTGTCGGAAAAATGAATTACGCGATTGCTTTTTCAGCCATCCTGATTCTCATCGGCATCGGATCGATTATCTATCATGGAGGGTTTAATCTGGGTATTGATTTCGCCGGCGGATCAATCATTCAGGTAAAATTTTCAAAAAATATTTCCGCCGATCAAATTCGTACTGCTTTAAAGTCAACAAAGCTGGAAAACAGCACTATTCAACAGTTCGGCGCCAATGAATTTTTGATCCGCACATCGGAATCTTTCTCAGATCAAAAGATACTGGCCGCCAATGTGGAACAACCGCTCTCTGCGGCTTTCAACAAGGATTACGAAATCCGGCGCGTGGAAGTTGTCGGTTCTAAAGTCAGTGCTGATTTTACCAGAAAAGCTATTATTGCTGTTATTTTTTCCTGGCTGGCTATCTTGATTTATGTAACCTGGCGCTTCGAGTTCCGCTACGCCGCAGGAGGAATTCTTGCTCTGGTTCACGATACGTTGATTGTAACCGGAGCTGTCGCCGTTATGAACATGGAATTCACCATAAACATTCTCGCGGTACTCATATTTGTTATCGGTTTTTCTATTAATGACACCATTGTTACGTTGGATCGAATTCGGGAAATTGTAAAACGGAACCCCAAACAGAAGTTAGGCGATATCATCAATTTGGCAATTAATGAAACCCTCAGCAGAACCATCTTGACGTCTCTGACTGTTTTCTTTACTGTTTTAGCCCTGTACATTTTTGGCGGAGCGGTTATCCGCGATTTTGCTTTTGCCATGCTGATCGGCACCGTTATTGGAACCTATTCCACTATTTATATTGCCTGCACCAGTGTGCTGCTTTTTGAAAATCTGCAGCTTTCAAAAATGAAGAGGAAAAATTAA
- the lepB gene encoding signal peptidase I produces the protein MAENNKTKEKRKSKVKEYVESIIIAILIALFIRTFIICAYKIPSRSMVPTLLVGDHILVSKFIYGIKIPLLRKTIVPISNPQRGDIVVFIYPNDRSKDFIKRVIGMAGDKIEIKNKKIFINDKEYKDSYGIYSDSVIYPASIQNRDNFGPVTVPEKSIFVMGDNRDESLDSRFWGFVNLKDVEGKAFIIYWSWNREDHNLRWQRLGNLLH, from the coding sequence ATGGCTGAAAATAATAAAACAAAAGAAAAAAGAAAATCGAAAGTTAAAGAATACGTTGAATCAATCATCATAGCGATTTTGATCGCTCTTTTTATCCGCACATTTATAATCTGTGCATACAAGATACCTTCCCGCTCCATGGTACCGACTCTGTTGGTTGGAGATCATATTTTAGTCAGTAAATTTATTTATGGCATTAAAATTCCTCTTTTAAGAAAAACTATTGTCCCTATTAGCAACCCGCAAAGAGGTGATATTGTAGTTTTCATTTACCCCAACGACCGGTCGAAAGATTTCATCAAGAGGGTGATCGGCATGGCCGGTGACAAAATTGAAATAAAAAATAAAAAAATATTCATCAATGATAAAGAATATAAAGATTCTTATGGTATATACAGCGATAGCGTAATTTATCCGGCTTCTATCCAGAACCGCGATAATTTCGGACCGGTTACAGTTCCTGAAAAATCTATTTTTGTCATGGGTGATAACCGCGACGAAAGTCTGGACAGCCGTTTCTGGGGATTTGTCAATTTAAAAGATGTTGAAGGAAAAGCTTTTATAATATACTGGTCGTGGAACCGCGAAGATCATAATCTCCGTTGGCAAAGGCTGGGCAATTTGTTACATTAA
- a CDS encoding Mn transporter: MNKIKQLWEKILQKGFWKIGLFFALIGPGIITSNVDNDAGGITTYSLAGAHYGLKLIWILIPVTVALIIIQEMCARMGVVSGKGLSDLIRERFGAKITFYLMIVLFLANLGNTLSEFAGIAASMEIFGVSKHISVPVGAILVWWMVVKGNYKSVEKVFLIACVFYLSYIISGFIVHPDWSAISKAAFTPTMNFDTGMLTMAIGIVGTTIAPWMQFYLQSSIVDKGLKAESYKYSRMDVIFGSITVNVVAFFIIMLCAVTLFQHGFKIETAKDAALALVPLAGSYAASLFAFGLLNASLFAASILPLSTAYTICEAFGWESSLNSKFAEAPQFYGMYSLMIFLGAGFILLPNVPLIGIMYYSQVINGMLLPFILIFMLLLINDKRIMGNYVNGRLMNIVSWATVVILNCLSVAMVISAFFD; encoded by the coding sequence ATGAATAAAATAAAACAGCTTTGGGAAAAAATATTACAAAAAGGCTTCTGGAAAATCGGTCTTTTTTTTGCATTGATTGGCCCGGGAATAATCACGTCCAATGTGGACAACGATGCCGGCGGTATTACCACTTATTCTTTGGCCGGTGCTCATTATGGCTTGAAATTAATTTGGATACTTATCCCCGTAACCGTTGCCTTAATAATTATTCAGGAAATGTGCGCCCGCATGGGCGTTGTTTCCGGCAAGGGTCTTTCGGATTTAATTCGCGAACGTTTCGGGGCAAAAATCACTTTCTATTTGATGATTGTTCTTTTCCTGGCTAATTTAGGAAATACATTATCCGAGTTTGCCGGAATTGCCGCCAGTATGGAAATATTCGGTGTTAGTAAACATATCTCGGTTCCGGTTGGCGCTATTCTTGTGTGGTGGATGGTGGTAAAAGGAAATTATAAATCAGTGGAAAAGGTTTTTCTAATCGCCTGTGTTTTTTATCTTTCCTATATTATTTCCGGATTTATTGTGCATCCCGACTGGTCGGCAATCAGTAAAGCTGCCTTTACACCAACCATGAACTTCGATACCGGAATGCTTACTATGGCCATAGGTATCGTTGGAACAACGATCGCACCATGGATGCAGTTTTACCTTCAATCATCCATCGTAGACAAGGGTTTAAAAGCAGAGAGTTATAAATATTCGCGAATGGATGTTATCTTCGGTTCGATAACCGTTAATGTGGTGGCGTTTTTTATTATAATGCTTTGTGCTGTTACGTTGTTTCAACACGGGTTTAAAATTGAAACAGCCAAGGATGCGGCTTTGGCGCTGGTTCCTCTGGCAGGGTCATACGCTGCTTCTTTATTCGCCTTCGGTTTGCTTAATGCCTCTCTTTTTGCCGCTTCCATTCTGCCGCTTTCCACAGCTTATACAATTTGTGAGGCGTTTGGATGGGAATCAAGCTTAAACAGCAAATTCGCCGAAGCGCCGCAGTTTTACGGCATGTATTCGTTAATGATTTTTCTGGGTGCAGGGTTTATTCTTCTGCCCAATGTGCCTTTGATCGGCATCATGTATTATTCGCAGGTTATTAACGGAATGCTGCTTCCCTTTATTCTGATTTTTATGCTTCTTTTGATCAATGATAAACGAATTATGGGTAATTATGTAAATGGCCGGTTGATGAATATTGTTTCCTGGGCAACAGTTGTTATTCTGAATTGTCTTTCCGTGGCTATGGTAATATCGGCATTCTTTGACTAA